Genomic DNA from Plasmodium cynomolgi strain B DNA, scaffold: 0752, whole genome shotgun sequence:
tatataacaaaataatttatatcatataattttacataatattaattttaattgatatatttccccccttAGTATCTTAGCTATAAATGCCACGAATATTTAAGCAAACAGTTAGATGAGCCTACATTGAGTGATCGAAATAAGGTATACCTTGAAATTGCATTGAATTCCTTAGGAGAAGCCAAGTATAATGAATTCTTTAaacataatattattaatgaacTAGCAGCACGTCTAGGAAATGATGGTGTTTTTTGGCACTCTTATACAAACACAACttgtaattatattaactTCAAATTGAACGAAAGTTTGAGGACCCATTATAGTGATGTACATAAAGTAGATTACAGTATTTTTAGGGAGTTTGTAAAGATATTCTATAACAAAAGacataataattatgatgTCGAATATtcatgtgaaaattatataagaCACCTAGATGATGACATATATAAGAGAAtgttaaccttatataaaattttttatttatataatgaatttaaaatttccaatAATTACAAACATACAACTTCCGATGATGAATTATGTAACAAACTtagttttttaattcatttatcTAATGACTCTATAGAatagaatataataaatcaTGAATCTATTGGTTCaatatgaaattttaaagaaataattaaaaatgaatcgTATAATGAGAAATGTAATTTAAGGTTATTAAATGGAATGTTAACGgaacttcaaaattttacGGTTCCAATTCCTAGAGAAGCTGAATCAGCATTAGTTTCAAATGTTGCACCAAAAACACAGCAACGTAATGAATCAGAACATCCAAGGAAAGAcatagaaaatgaaaaagcatCAAACCAACTACCATCACGCGAAGA
This window encodes:
- a CDS encoding CYIR protein (putative;~vir-type antigen), whose protein sequence is MTNYCNGSHDKYLSYKCHEYLSKQLDEPTLSDRNKVYLEIALNSLGEAKYNEFFKHNIINELAARLGNDGVFWHSYTNTTCNYINFKLNESLRTHYSDVHKVDYSIFREFVKIFYNKRHNNYDVEYSCENYIRHLDDDIYKRMLTLYKIFYLYNEFKISNNYKHTTSDDELCNKLSFLIHLSNDSIE